GAAGACTTCGCTCTTGCGCAGGAATTCGCAAATCACGGCTGCTTCGCTGACTACCACGTCCGAGATGACGCGACCGTCGACCATGTTCACGATGCGGTCGGCGACGTCCAGGATGCGGTTATCATGCGTAACGATCAGGATCGTCGTCAGCTCCTCCTTGGCAATTTTCTTGAGGAGATCAACAACATCGCGGCCGGATTGTTTGTCCAGTGCCGCGGTCGGTTCGTCGGCCAGCACCAGTTGCGGACGATTGGCCAAAGCCCGGGCGATCGCCACGCGCTGCCGCTGCCCGCCTGAGAGTGACTCGGGCTTGTAGTCGAGCCGTTTGCCCAGGCCCAACAGTTCTAGCAGTTCTGCGGCGCGACCGTCGGCCTCGTCACGCGGAATGGATTTCAACTCGAGCGCCATGCGGACGTTCTGCCGCGCGCTGAGAGATTCGAAGAGATTATGAGCCTGGAAGATGAAGCCGATATTGCGGCGCATCTCGGTCAGGGCCTGGCTATCGAGCCCGGCCAACTCGTTGCCGAGCACCTCGATGCTCCCTTCTTGCACGGTGCGCAAGGCGCCGATCAAAGTCAGCAGCGTCGTTTTGCCCGAGCCGGAAGGGCCGGTCATGATCACGATTTCGCCGCGCGCTAGTTCCAAGCCATTATCGAACAGCACCTGTTTGCGCAGCTCGCCGGTGCCGTACCAGTGATTCAGGTCCTCGATGCGCACGCACAGATTGCGATCGCCATCCCGGCCGCGCAGCGCGGGATTGACGCTGGTGGCAAAGACCTGGGGGTGACCTTTAGTTTTTGATCGGCGGCGGAAACGCATCATGAATAAACGTGCGAAATGGTACTGGAGGGACGGCTAGTCGCCTCGTTCTTATTGTGCGACTTTTGAATTCGGCGTCGGCGCCTGTTGCGCCGCTGGAAATTGACGTGCGCGGAAATATATGAAGCGCGTATCGAAGCCCGGTCGCTGATTGGTAGCGACGATCGGTCCGTCCCAGTCGTGTGGATCGAGTATGGTTTCCAGTTTTTCCATTCCGATGAACTCCCAATCCTCACCCGGATGAAATTCAGGCGGCTTCAGATCGCCATAAGCAGATGCGATCCAATTCCAAGTGTGCCCATCGCGCGCGCCCGCCGTTCCTTCGTTCGTCATCGGGTGAAGATCGTAGTCACGAAAGGTGATAGCCCGCTCAACCGCCTCGCCTTCGACATGAGTCACGTCGAAGTAAAGATTGCTAAGTTTCTCAGGTATTTGGGGAGTACGCCATCTGCCACGAATTTTCACGGGATGCCGTACAGCCTTACCCGTCATTCCGATGATCTGCACCCGGTCTGCGTTCAGGTCATCGATCTTGATGGCGACAGCGCCAGGCTTTGGCGGCTCGCCGGGGGCATCAGTAACTTGCAAAGCGAGTCCAAGAAATACGAGATAGACGCATGGCCTGCGTAGTATGAGCGACATCACGATTCTCCCCATGGCCACGGTCGCTTCAAAACAACTCGGCCGGATCGGCCTGGAACACGCGACGTAGGGCCAGGCAGCCGGAGACGATGCACATGGCGATCGTCATCAGCAAGACACCTATCACGCGCGACGCGGTTAAGTTGAGCAGCAGGCCCGTCAGGTGCCCCAGGCTTGTGTACAGCAGTGTCGCGACCAGGACGCCCGGGGCAAAGCCGAACAGCGACAGCCACAGCGATTCCTGCAGTACTAGCGCGACAAAATAATTGTTCTGGTAGCCCATCGCCTTCAGGGTGGCGAATTCGGCCATATGATCGTCGACGTCGGAATAAAGGATTTGATAACAGATCACGACCCCCACGATAAACCCCATCACAGTCCCCAAACCGAAGATGAAGCCGATCGGCGTGCTGCGACGCCAAAAAGTCAGTTCCTGGTCGACGAACTGCTGACCGGTCATGACGCTCACGTCTTCGGGCAGCGTGGCCTGCAATTCGTGCAAGGCATCTGTTACCGCCACGCCCGGTTTGACTTTCAACAGACCGACGTCCACCTCGGCCAGCTTGTCATGTCGAGAGCCGGGGATGGAAAAGTACGAGCGGTATTGATCGCTGCTCATGATCACGTTGCCGTCATTGGCAAAGTCGGTTCCCAAGTCGAACGTGCCGACAATGCGCGTGACGTGATCCGCGAGCTCAATCTTATCCCCGATCTGCGGCGTGCCGTAATCCTCTTTCGAGCGGCGATCCAGCAGCAGCGTACCGGGCATTTGCAACTCCGCCGCGGCGGCGGCATCGATCGGCAACACCGGGTCGCG
This sequence is a window from Pirellulales bacterium. Protein-coding genes within it:
- a CDS encoding ATP-binding cassette domain-containing protein gives rise to the protein MMRFRRRSKTKGHPQVFATSVNPALRGRDGDRNLCVRIEDLNHWYGTGELRKQVLFDNGLELARGEIVIMTGPSGSGKTTLLTLIGALRTVQEGSIEVLGNELAGLDSQALTEMRRNIGFIFQAHNLFESLSARQNVRMALELKSIPRDEADGRAAELLELLGLGKRLDYKPESLSGGQRQRVAIARALANRPQLVLADEPTAALDKQSGRDVVDLLKKIAKEELTTILIVTHDNRILDVADRIVNMVDGRVISDVVVSEAAVICEFLRKSEVFSSLDPRTLSDVADKMGLETHPAGTVLVRQGDPGDKFYLIRSGTAVVTVADGDRTRELAKLREGDFFGEAALISGAPRNATVTATEEVDLCTLGNKDFQDVLEASAPFKEQLLSILFSRQ
- the devC gene encoding ABC transporter permease DevC — translated: MPRQRIPLAWKNLVHQPRRLIVAVCGIGFAVVLMFMQLGFRNALFDSTVALHRLLDADLVLTSTARYTLSVKETFSRRRLAQALGCPKIAAAWPLYIETGQSIWKNPETGQGHPIRVLAFDPRDPVLPIDAAAAAELQMPGTLLLDRRSKEDYGTPQIGDKIELADHVTRIVGTFDLGTDFANDGNVIMSSDQYRSYFSIPGSRHDKLAEVDVGLLKVKPGVAVTDALHELQATLPEDVSVMTGQQFVDQELTFWRRSTPIGFIFGLGTVMGFIVGVVICYQILYSDVDDHMAEFATLKAMGYQNNYFVALVLQESLWLSLFGFAPGVLVATLLYTSLGHLTGLLLNLTASRVIGVLLMTIAMCIVSGCLALRRVFQADPAELF